In the genome of Geotrypetes seraphini chromosome 14, aGeoSer1.1, whole genome shotgun sequence, one region contains:
- the CD6 gene encoding T-cell differentiation antigen CD6 isoform X7 yields MEDSELDKEFRLISTPDLTPIDLECLEQLEDSSDGGNTTRIYHSPEKEGPKGEEHCGWPEPTESLMDKQDPFESTEQLEQPAQPLVRLVNGTSRCGGTVQLRHQREWLALCSEFAELMIASLICKELQCGTARSSNATLHGKGTPCPESPRVVTNRTSAFFLSVHCPGSEEGLENCSLARLSSESCPSGKAAIISCTEHRELRLAGGGSRCAGRVEFEKYGNWGTICDDSWDLQDADIVCRQLGCGSALSAPGASSFGKGAGPIYLDEVNCTGNESYIWDCPAEEQHDCGHKEDAGVMCSEHRELRLSGGQDHCAGRAEVFFQGTWATVCDSVWFPEDSDLLCNFLGCGATASMLKFQHKLPGRISFLCKQNLTSPWDCGCYFNNENVCGQSAAVGVICTGSLGLLTTTVTMERTEEMTSRFIHGRTDAPELVKNGTETSKDPTLRSICIILAVLLLGTLLAFAFFVFRRRKKQEPALSSAHHLSEDSDYEDYDFSNSLRYKPIDDHVQQKNTPMAPLQEGYQDADRPDSQSSLSEKVQEQENYYNQPISSPYPAPTCVPSAASPQASRATEDTSSTSSEEEGWYENFRLPQSENLLPISEVPSSGPQVQEDATDCEYDDIDAST; encoded by the exons GCTGGCCAGAGCCCACTGAGTCACTCATGGATAAGCAGGATCCTTTTGAGAGCACAGAGCAACTTGAACAGCCAG CACAGCCTCTGGTGCGTCTGGTGAATGGGACCAGTCGCTGTGGTGGGACTGTGCAGCTTCGCCACCAGAGGGAATGGCTGGCCCTCTGCAGCGAATTTGCAGAGCTCATGATAGCCAGCCTCATCTGCAAGGAGCTGCAGTGTGGAACCGCCAGGAGCTCCAATGCCACCTTGCATGGCAAAGGAACTCCCTGCCCAGAGAGTCCCAGAGTCGTGACCAACCGCACTTCTGCCTTCTTCCTGAGCGTGCACTGTCCTGGATCTGAGGAAGGTCTGGAAAACTGCAGTTTAGCACGCCTGAGCTCCGAGTCCTGTCCCAGTGGAAAAGCTGCCATCATCAGCTGCACAG AGCACCGGGAGTTGCGCTTGGCGGGCGGCGGCAGCCGCTGCGCAGGTCGAGTGGAATTTGAAAAATACGGGAACTGGGGAACAATTTGTGACGACTCCTGGGATCTGCAGGATGCTGATATTGTGTGCCGGCAGTTGGGGTGTGGCTCGGCACTCAGTGCCCCGGGGGCCTCCTCTTTCGGGAAAGGAGCAGGCCCCATCTATCTGGACGAGGTGAATTGCACTGGGAATGAATCTTATATCTGGGACTGCCCTGCTGAGGAGCAACACGACTGCGGGCACAAGGAAGATGCGGGTGTAATGTGTTCAG AGCACCGGGAACTGCGGCTGTCTGGCGGGCAAGACCACTGCGCTGGCCGTGCAGAAGTGTTTTTCCAGGGCACGTGGGCTACCGTGTGTGACTCGGTCTGGTTCCCAGAGGATAGTGATTTACTGTGCAACTTCCTAGGGTGTGGGGCCACGGCATCGATGCTTAAGTTCCAGCACAAGCTCCCAGGCAGGATAAGCTTTCTGTGTAAGCAGAATTTAACCTCGCCCTGGGACTGCGGATGCTACTTTAACAACGAGAATGTGTGTGGCCAGTCTGCCGCAGTGGGAGTGATCTGCACAG GGTCTTTGGGCTTGTTAACTACGACAGTTACGATGGAAAGAACTGAAGAAATGACTTCCAGATTCATCCATGGAAGAACAG ATGCCCCTGAGTTGGTGAAGAATGGGACAGAAACCTCTAAGGACCCCACCCTGCGAAGTATTTGCATTATTCTGGCCGTTCTTCTCCTGGGGACCCTACTGgcctttgctttctttgtcttcaGAAGGCGAAAGAAACAAG agcctGCCCTGTCTTCCGCCCACCACCTATCTGAGGACTCTGATTACGAAGATTATGATTTCAGCA ATTCTCTTCGCTATAAACCGATAGATGACCACGTCCAGCAGAAGAACACGCCAATGGCACCTCTTCAAGAAG GTTATCAAGATGCTGACAGACCTGATTCTCAGAGCTCCTTGTCAGAGAAGGTACAGGAGCAAGAAAATTACTACAATCAGCCCATCTCTAGCCCCTACCCAGCGCCTACCTGTGTACCTTCGGCTGCCTCCCCTCAGG CCTCACGGGCTACAGAAGACACATCTAGCACTTCATCTGAGGAAGAAGGCTGGTATGAAAATTTCAGACTTCCTCAATCTGAGAATCTGCTCCCTATCTCAG AAGTTCCTTCCTCGGGCCCCCAAGTGCAGGAAGATGCCACAGATTGTGAATACGACGACATTGATGCTTCCACGTAA
- the CD6 gene encoding T-cell differentiation antigen CD6 isoform X10 — MDKQDPFESTEQLEQPAQPLVRLVNGTSRCGGTVQLRHQREWLALCSEFAELMIASLICKELQCGTARSSNATLHGKGTPCPESPRVVTNRTSAFFLSVHCPGSEEGLENCSLARLSSESCPSGKAAIISCTEHRELRLAGGGSRCAGRVEFEKYGNWGTICDDSWDLQDADIVCRQLGCGSALSAPGASSFGKGAGPIYLDEVNCTGNESYIWDCPAEEQHDCGHKEDAGVMCSEHRELRLSGGQDHCAGRAEVFFQGTWATVCDSVWFPEDSDLLCNFLGCGATASMLKFQHKLPGRISFLCKQNLTSPWDCGCYFNNENVCGQSAAVGVICTGSLGLLTTTVTMERTEEMTSRFIHGRTDAPELVKNGTETSKDPTLRSICIILAVLLLGTLLAFAFFVFRRRKKQVAPVLVHHSLQTSNMPSIESNDYRNPASIAAKIEEPALSSAHHLSEDSDYEDYDFSSKPPLALSTFYNSLRYKPIDDHVQQKNTPMAPLQEGYQDADRPDSQSSLSEKVQEQENYYNQPISSPYPAPTCVPSAASPQASRATEDTSSTSSEEEGWYENFRLPQSENLLPISEVPSSGPQVQEDATDCEYDDIDAST; from the exons ATGGATAAGCAGGATCCTTTTGAGAGCACAGAGCAACTTGAACAGCCAG CACAGCCTCTGGTGCGTCTGGTGAATGGGACCAGTCGCTGTGGTGGGACTGTGCAGCTTCGCCACCAGAGGGAATGGCTGGCCCTCTGCAGCGAATTTGCAGAGCTCATGATAGCCAGCCTCATCTGCAAGGAGCTGCAGTGTGGAACCGCCAGGAGCTCCAATGCCACCTTGCATGGCAAAGGAACTCCCTGCCCAGAGAGTCCCAGAGTCGTGACCAACCGCACTTCTGCCTTCTTCCTGAGCGTGCACTGTCCTGGATCTGAGGAAGGTCTGGAAAACTGCAGTTTAGCACGCCTGAGCTCCGAGTCCTGTCCCAGTGGAAAAGCTGCCATCATCAGCTGCACAG AGCACCGGGAGTTGCGCTTGGCGGGCGGCGGCAGCCGCTGCGCAGGTCGAGTGGAATTTGAAAAATACGGGAACTGGGGAACAATTTGTGACGACTCCTGGGATCTGCAGGATGCTGATATTGTGTGCCGGCAGTTGGGGTGTGGCTCGGCACTCAGTGCCCCGGGGGCCTCCTCTTTCGGGAAAGGAGCAGGCCCCATCTATCTGGACGAGGTGAATTGCACTGGGAATGAATCTTATATCTGGGACTGCCCTGCTGAGGAGCAACACGACTGCGGGCACAAGGAAGATGCGGGTGTAATGTGTTCAG AGCACCGGGAACTGCGGCTGTCTGGCGGGCAAGACCACTGCGCTGGCCGTGCAGAAGTGTTTTTCCAGGGCACGTGGGCTACCGTGTGTGACTCGGTCTGGTTCCCAGAGGATAGTGATTTACTGTGCAACTTCCTAGGGTGTGGGGCCACGGCATCGATGCTTAAGTTCCAGCACAAGCTCCCAGGCAGGATAAGCTTTCTGTGTAAGCAGAATTTAACCTCGCCCTGGGACTGCGGATGCTACTTTAACAACGAGAATGTGTGTGGCCAGTCTGCCGCAGTGGGAGTGATCTGCACAG GGTCTTTGGGCTTGTTAACTACGACAGTTACGATGGAAAGAACTGAAGAAATGACTTCCAGATTCATCCATGGAAGAACAG ATGCCCCTGAGTTGGTGAAGAATGGGACAGAAACCTCTAAGGACCCCACCCTGCGAAGTATTTGCATTATTCTGGCCGTTCTTCTCCTGGGGACCCTACTGgcctttgctttctttgtcttcaGAAGGCGAAAGAAACAAG TTGCTCCGGTCCTGGTACACCACAGCCTGCAAACCTCCAACATGCCCTCCATAGAAAGCAATGATTACAGGAATCCTGCCAGCATCGCTGCAAAGATTGAAG agcctGCCCTGTCTTCCGCCCACCACCTATCTGAGGACTCTGATTACGAAGATTATGATTTCAGCAGTAAGCCTCCTCTGGCTCTCTCGACGTTTTACA ATTCTCTTCGCTATAAACCGATAGATGACCACGTCCAGCAGAAGAACACGCCAATGGCACCTCTTCAAGAAG GTTATCAAGATGCTGACAGACCTGATTCTCAGAGCTCCTTGTCAGAGAAGGTACAGGAGCAAGAAAATTACTACAATCAGCCCATCTCTAGCCCCTACCCAGCGCCTACCTGTGTACCTTCGGCTGCCTCCCCTCAGG CCTCACGGGCTACAGAAGACACATCTAGCACTTCATCTGAGGAAGAAGGCTGGTATGAAAATTTCAGACTTCCTCAATCTGAGAATCTGCTCCCTATCTCAG AAGTTCCTTCCTCGGGCCCCCAAGTGCAGGAAGATGCCACAGATTGTGAATACGACGACATTGATGCTTCCACGTAA
- the CD6 gene encoding T-cell differentiation antigen CD6 isoform X5, protein MEDSELDKEFRLISTPDLTPIDLECLEQLEDSSDGGNTTRIYHSPEKEGPKGEEHCGWPEPTESLMDKQDPFESTEQLEQPAQPLVRLVNGTSRCGGTVQLRHQREWLALCSEFAELMIASLICKELQCGTARSSNATLHGKGTPCPESPRVVTNRTSAFFLSVHCPGSEEGLENCSLARLSSESCPSGKAAIISCTEHRELRLAGGGSRCAGRVEFEKYGNWGTICDDSWDLQDADIVCRQLGCGSALSAPGASSFGKGAGPIYLDEVNCTGNESYIWDCPAEEQHDCGHKEDAGVMCSEHRELRLSGGQDHCAGRAEVFFQGTWATVCDSVWFPEDSDLLCNFLGCGATASMLKFQHKLPGRISFLCKQNLTSPWDCGCYFNNENVCGQSAAVGVICTGSLGLLTTTVTMERTEEMTSRFIHGRTDAPELVKNGTETSKDPTLRSICIILAVLLLGTLLAFAFFVFRRRKKQEPALSSAHHLSEDSDYEDYDFSSKPPLALSTFYNSLRYKPIDDHVQQKNTPMAPLQEGYQDADRPDSQSSLSEKVQEQENYYNQPISSPYPAPTCVPSAASPQASRATEDTSSTSSEEEGWYENFRLPQSENLLPISEVPSSGPQVQEDATDCEYDDIDAST, encoded by the exons GCTGGCCAGAGCCCACTGAGTCACTCATGGATAAGCAGGATCCTTTTGAGAGCACAGAGCAACTTGAACAGCCAG CACAGCCTCTGGTGCGTCTGGTGAATGGGACCAGTCGCTGTGGTGGGACTGTGCAGCTTCGCCACCAGAGGGAATGGCTGGCCCTCTGCAGCGAATTTGCAGAGCTCATGATAGCCAGCCTCATCTGCAAGGAGCTGCAGTGTGGAACCGCCAGGAGCTCCAATGCCACCTTGCATGGCAAAGGAACTCCCTGCCCAGAGAGTCCCAGAGTCGTGACCAACCGCACTTCTGCCTTCTTCCTGAGCGTGCACTGTCCTGGATCTGAGGAAGGTCTGGAAAACTGCAGTTTAGCACGCCTGAGCTCCGAGTCCTGTCCCAGTGGAAAAGCTGCCATCATCAGCTGCACAG AGCACCGGGAGTTGCGCTTGGCGGGCGGCGGCAGCCGCTGCGCAGGTCGAGTGGAATTTGAAAAATACGGGAACTGGGGAACAATTTGTGACGACTCCTGGGATCTGCAGGATGCTGATATTGTGTGCCGGCAGTTGGGGTGTGGCTCGGCACTCAGTGCCCCGGGGGCCTCCTCTTTCGGGAAAGGAGCAGGCCCCATCTATCTGGACGAGGTGAATTGCACTGGGAATGAATCTTATATCTGGGACTGCCCTGCTGAGGAGCAACACGACTGCGGGCACAAGGAAGATGCGGGTGTAATGTGTTCAG AGCACCGGGAACTGCGGCTGTCTGGCGGGCAAGACCACTGCGCTGGCCGTGCAGAAGTGTTTTTCCAGGGCACGTGGGCTACCGTGTGTGACTCGGTCTGGTTCCCAGAGGATAGTGATTTACTGTGCAACTTCCTAGGGTGTGGGGCCACGGCATCGATGCTTAAGTTCCAGCACAAGCTCCCAGGCAGGATAAGCTTTCTGTGTAAGCAGAATTTAACCTCGCCCTGGGACTGCGGATGCTACTTTAACAACGAGAATGTGTGTGGCCAGTCTGCCGCAGTGGGAGTGATCTGCACAG GGTCTTTGGGCTTGTTAACTACGACAGTTACGATGGAAAGAACTGAAGAAATGACTTCCAGATTCATCCATGGAAGAACAG ATGCCCCTGAGTTGGTGAAGAATGGGACAGAAACCTCTAAGGACCCCACCCTGCGAAGTATTTGCATTATTCTGGCCGTTCTTCTCCTGGGGACCCTACTGgcctttgctttctttgtcttcaGAAGGCGAAAGAAACAAG agcctGCCCTGTCTTCCGCCCACCACCTATCTGAGGACTCTGATTACGAAGATTATGATTTCAGCAGTAAGCCTCCTCTGGCTCTCTCGACGTTTTACA ATTCTCTTCGCTATAAACCGATAGATGACCACGTCCAGCAGAAGAACACGCCAATGGCACCTCTTCAAGAAG GTTATCAAGATGCTGACAGACCTGATTCTCAGAGCTCCTTGTCAGAGAAGGTACAGGAGCAAGAAAATTACTACAATCAGCCCATCTCTAGCCCCTACCCAGCGCCTACCTGTGTACCTTCGGCTGCCTCCCCTCAGG CCTCACGGGCTACAGAAGACACATCTAGCACTTCATCTGAGGAAGAAGGCTGGTATGAAAATTTCAGACTTCCTCAATCTGAGAATCTGCTCCCTATCTCAG AAGTTCCTTCCTCGGGCCCCCAAGTGCAGGAAGATGCCACAGATTGTGAATACGACGACATTGATGCTTCCACGTAA
- the CD6 gene encoding T-cell differentiation antigen CD6 isoform X8, which produces MPKILEENSIGWPEPTESLMDKQDPFESTEQLEQPAQPLVRLVNGTSRCGGTVQLRHQREWLALCSEFAELMIASLICKELQCGTARSSNATLHGKGTPCPESPRVVTNRTSAFFLSVHCPGSEEGLENCSLARLSSESCPSGKAAIISCTEHRELRLAGGGSRCAGRVEFEKYGNWGTICDDSWDLQDADIVCRQLGCGSALSAPGASSFGKGAGPIYLDEVNCTGNESYIWDCPAEEQHDCGHKEDAGVMCSEHRELRLSGGQDHCAGRAEVFFQGTWATVCDSVWFPEDSDLLCNFLGCGATASMLKFQHKLPGRISFLCKQNLTSPWDCGCYFNNENVCGQSAAVGVICTGSLGLLTTTVTMERTEEMTSRFIHGRTDAPELVKNGTETSKDPTLRSICIILAVLLLGTLLAFAFFVFRRRKKQVAPVLVHHSLQTSNMPSIESNDYRNPASIAAKIEEPALSSAHHLSEDSDYEDYDFSSKPPLALSTFYNSLRYKPIDDHVQQKNTPMAPLQEGYQDADRPDSQSSLSEKVQEQENYYNQPISSPYPAPTCVPSAASPQASRATEDTSSTSSEEEGWYENFRLPQSENLLPISEVPSSGPQVQEDATDCEYDDIDAST; this is translated from the exons GCTGGCCAGAGCCCACTGAGTCACTCATGGATAAGCAGGATCCTTTTGAGAGCACAGAGCAACTTGAACAGCCAG CACAGCCTCTGGTGCGTCTGGTGAATGGGACCAGTCGCTGTGGTGGGACTGTGCAGCTTCGCCACCAGAGGGAATGGCTGGCCCTCTGCAGCGAATTTGCAGAGCTCATGATAGCCAGCCTCATCTGCAAGGAGCTGCAGTGTGGAACCGCCAGGAGCTCCAATGCCACCTTGCATGGCAAAGGAACTCCCTGCCCAGAGAGTCCCAGAGTCGTGACCAACCGCACTTCTGCCTTCTTCCTGAGCGTGCACTGTCCTGGATCTGAGGAAGGTCTGGAAAACTGCAGTTTAGCACGCCTGAGCTCCGAGTCCTGTCCCAGTGGAAAAGCTGCCATCATCAGCTGCACAG AGCACCGGGAGTTGCGCTTGGCGGGCGGCGGCAGCCGCTGCGCAGGTCGAGTGGAATTTGAAAAATACGGGAACTGGGGAACAATTTGTGACGACTCCTGGGATCTGCAGGATGCTGATATTGTGTGCCGGCAGTTGGGGTGTGGCTCGGCACTCAGTGCCCCGGGGGCCTCCTCTTTCGGGAAAGGAGCAGGCCCCATCTATCTGGACGAGGTGAATTGCACTGGGAATGAATCTTATATCTGGGACTGCCCTGCTGAGGAGCAACACGACTGCGGGCACAAGGAAGATGCGGGTGTAATGTGTTCAG AGCACCGGGAACTGCGGCTGTCTGGCGGGCAAGACCACTGCGCTGGCCGTGCAGAAGTGTTTTTCCAGGGCACGTGGGCTACCGTGTGTGACTCGGTCTGGTTCCCAGAGGATAGTGATTTACTGTGCAACTTCCTAGGGTGTGGGGCCACGGCATCGATGCTTAAGTTCCAGCACAAGCTCCCAGGCAGGATAAGCTTTCTGTGTAAGCAGAATTTAACCTCGCCCTGGGACTGCGGATGCTACTTTAACAACGAGAATGTGTGTGGCCAGTCTGCCGCAGTGGGAGTGATCTGCACAG GGTCTTTGGGCTTGTTAACTACGACAGTTACGATGGAAAGAACTGAAGAAATGACTTCCAGATTCATCCATGGAAGAACAG ATGCCCCTGAGTTGGTGAAGAATGGGACAGAAACCTCTAAGGACCCCACCCTGCGAAGTATTTGCATTATTCTGGCCGTTCTTCTCCTGGGGACCCTACTGgcctttgctttctttgtcttcaGAAGGCGAAAGAAACAAG TTGCTCCGGTCCTGGTACACCACAGCCTGCAAACCTCCAACATGCCCTCCATAGAAAGCAATGATTACAGGAATCCTGCCAGCATCGCTGCAAAGATTGAAG agcctGCCCTGTCTTCCGCCCACCACCTATCTGAGGACTCTGATTACGAAGATTATGATTTCAGCAGTAAGCCTCCTCTGGCTCTCTCGACGTTTTACA ATTCTCTTCGCTATAAACCGATAGATGACCACGTCCAGCAGAAGAACACGCCAATGGCACCTCTTCAAGAAG GTTATCAAGATGCTGACAGACCTGATTCTCAGAGCTCCTTGTCAGAGAAGGTACAGGAGCAAGAAAATTACTACAATCAGCCCATCTCTAGCCCCTACCCAGCGCCTACCTGTGTACCTTCGGCTGCCTCCCCTCAGG CCTCACGGGCTACAGAAGACACATCTAGCACTTCATCTGAGGAAGAAGGCTGGTATGAAAATTTCAGACTTCCTCAATCTGAGAATCTGCTCCCTATCTCAG AAGTTCCTTCCTCGGGCCCCCAAGTGCAGGAAGATGCCACAGATTGTGAATACGACGACATTGATGCTTCCACGTAA
- the CD6 gene encoding T-cell differentiation antigen CD6 isoform X3: MEDSELDKEFRLISTPDLTPIDLECLEQLEDSSDGGNTTRIYHSPEKEGPKGEEHCGWPEPTESLMDKQDPFESTEQLEQPAQPLVRLVNGTSRCGGTVQLRHQREWLALCSEFAELMIASLICKELQCGTARSSNATLHGKGTPCPESPRVVTNRTSAFFLSVHCPGSEEGLENCSLARLSSESCPSGKAAIISCTEHRELRLAGGGSRCAGRVEFEKYGNWGTICDDSWDLQDADIVCRQLGCGSALSAPGASSFGKGAGPIYLDEVNCTGNESYIWDCPAEEQHDCGHKEDAGVMCSEHRELRLSGGQDHCAGRAEVFFQGTWATVCDSVWFPEDSDLLCNFLGCGATASMLKFQHKLPGRISFLCKQNLTSPWDCGCYFNNENVCGQSAAVGVICTGSLGLLTTTVTMERTEEMTSRFIHGRTDAPELVKNGTETSKDPTLRSICIILAVLLLGTLLAFAFFVFRRRKKQVAPVLVHHSLQTSNMPSIESNDYRNPASIAAKIEEPALSSAHHLSEDSDYEDYDFSNSLRYKPIDDHVQQKNTPMAPLQEGYQDADRPDSQSSLSEKVQEQENYYNQPISSPYPAPTCVPSAASPQASRATEDTSSTSSEEEGWYENFRLPQSENLLPISEVPSSGPQVQEDATDCEYDDIDAST, encoded by the exons GCTGGCCAGAGCCCACTGAGTCACTCATGGATAAGCAGGATCCTTTTGAGAGCACAGAGCAACTTGAACAGCCAG CACAGCCTCTGGTGCGTCTGGTGAATGGGACCAGTCGCTGTGGTGGGACTGTGCAGCTTCGCCACCAGAGGGAATGGCTGGCCCTCTGCAGCGAATTTGCAGAGCTCATGATAGCCAGCCTCATCTGCAAGGAGCTGCAGTGTGGAACCGCCAGGAGCTCCAATGCCACCTTGCATGGCAAAGGAACTCCCTGCCCAGAGAGTCCCAGAGTCGTGACCAACCGCACTTCTGCCTTCTTCCTGAGCGTGCACTGTCCTGGATCTGAGGAAGGTCTGGAAAACTGCAGTTTAGCACGCCTGAGCTCCGAGTCCTGTCCCAGTGGAAAAGCTGCCATCATCAGCTGCACAG AGCACCGGGAGTTGCGCTTGGCGGGCGGCGGCAGCCGCTGCGCAGGTCGAGTGGAATTTGAAAAATACGGGAACTGGGGAACAATTTGTGACGACTCCTGGGATCTGCAGGATGCTGATATTGTGTGCCGGCAGTTGGGGTGTGGCTCGGCACTCAGTGCCCCGGGGGCCTCCTCTTTCGGGAAAGGAGCAGGCCCCATCTATCTGGACGAGGTGAATTGCACTGGGAATGAATCTTATATCTGGGACTGCCCTGCTGAGGAGCAACACGACTGCGGGCACAAGGAAGATGCGGGTGTAATGTGTTCAG AGCACCGGGAACTGCGGCTGTCTGGCGGGCAAGACCACTGCGCTGGCCGTGCAGAAGTGTTTTTCCAGGGCACGTGGGCTACCGTGTGTGACTCGGTCTGGTTCCCAGAGGATAGTGATTTACTGTGCAACTTCCTAGGGTGTGGGGCCACGGCATCGATGCTTAAGTTCCAGCACAAGCTCCCAGGCAGGATAAGCTTTCTGTGTAAGCAGAATTTAACCTCGCCCTGGGACTGCGGATGCTACTTTAACAACGAGAATGTGTGTGGCCAGTCTGCCGCAGTGGGAGTGATCTGCACAG GGTCTTTGGGCTTGTTAACTACGACAGTTACGATGGAAAGAACTGAAGAAATGACTTCCAGATTCATCCATGGAAGAACAG ATGCCCCTGAGTTGGTGAAGAATGGGACAGAAACCTCTAAGGACCCCACCCTGCGAAGTATTTGCATTATTCTGGCCGTTCTTCTCCTGGGGACCCTACTGgcctttgctttctttgtcttcaGAAGGCGAAAGAAACAAG TTGCTCCGGTCCTGGTACACCACAGCCTGCAAACCTCCAACATGCCCTCCATAGAAAGCAATGATTACAGGAATCCTGCCAGCATCGCTGCAAAGATTGAAG agcctGCCCTGTCTTCCGCCCACCACCTATCTGAGGACTCTGATTACGAAGATTATGATTTCAGCA ATTCTCTTCGCTATAAACCGATAGATGACCACGTCCAGCAGAAGAACACGCCAATGGCACCTCTTCAAGAAG GTTATCAAGATGCTGACAGACCTGATTCTCAGAGCTCCTTGTCAGAGAAGGTACAGGAGCAAGAAAATTACTACAATCAGCCCATCTCTAGCCCCTACCCAGCGCCTACCTGTGTACCTTCGGCTGCCTCCCCTCAGG CCTCACGGGCTACAGAAGACACATCTAGCACTTCATCTGAGGAAGAAGGCTGGTATGAAAATTTCAGACTTCCTCAATCTGAGAATCTGCTCCCTATCTCAG AAGTTCCTTCCTCGGGCCCCCAAGTGCAGGAAGATGCCACAGATTGTGAATACGACGACATTGATGCTTCCACGTAA
- the CD6 gene encoding T-cell differentiation antigen CD6 isoform X9, which translates to MEDSELDKEFRLISTPDLTPIDLECLEQLEDSSDGGNTTRIYHSPEKEGPKGEEHCGWPEPTESLMDKQDPFESTEQLEQPAQPLVRLVNGTSRCGGTVQLRHQREWLALCSEFAELMIASLICKELQCGTARSSNATLHGKGTPCPESPRVVTNRTSAFFLSVHCPGSEEGLENCSLARLSSESCPSGKAAIISCTEHRELRLAGGGSRCAGRVEFEKYGNWGTICDDSWDLQDADIVCRQLGCGSALSAPGASSFGKGAGPIYLDEVNCTGNESYIWDCPAEEQHDCGHKEDAGVMCSEHRELRLSGGQDHCAGRAEVFFQGTWATVCDSVWFPEDSDLLCNFLGCGATASMLKFQHKLPGRISFLCKQNLTSPWDCGCYFNNENVCGQSAAVGVICTGSLGLLTTTVTMERTEEMTSRFIHGRTVAPVLVHHSLQTSNMPSIESNDYRNPASIAAKIEEPALSSAHHLSEDSDYEDYDFSSKPPLALSTFYNSLRYKPIDDHVQQKNTPMAPLQEGYQDADRPDSQSSLSEKVQEQENYYNQPISSPYPAPTCVPSAASPQASRATEDTSSTSSEEEGWYENFRLPQSENLLPISEVPSSGPQVQEDATDCEYDDIDAST; encoded by the exons GCTGGCCAGAGCCCACTGAGTCACTCATGGATAAGCAGGATCCTTTTGAGAGCACAGAGCAACTTGAACAGCCAG CACAGCCTCTGGTGCGTCTGGTGAATGGGACCAGTCGCTGTGGTGGGACTGTGCAGCTTCGCCACCAGAGGGAATGGCTGGCCCTCTGCAGCGAATTTGCAGAGCTCATGATAGCCAGCCTCATCTGCAAGGAGCTGCAGTGTGGAACCGCCAGGAGCTCCAATGCCACCTTGCATGGCAAAGGAACTCCCTGCCCAGAGAGTCCCAGAGTCGTGACCAACCGCACTTCTGCCTTCTTCCTGAGCGTGCACTGTCCTGGATCTGAGGAAGGTCTGGAAAACTGCAGTTTAGCACGCCTGAGCTCCGAGTCCTGTCCCAGTGGAAAAGCTGCCATCATCAGCTGCACAG AGCACCGGGAGTTGCGCTTGGCGGGCGGCGGCAGCCGCTGCGCAGGTCGAGTGGAATTTGAAAAATACGGGAACTGGGGAACAATTTGTGACGACTCCTGGGATCTGCAGGATGCTGATATTGTGTGCCGGCAGTTGGGGTGTGGCTCGGCACTCAGTGCCCCGGGGGCCTCCTCTTTCGGGAAAGGAGCAGGCCCCATCTATCTGGACGAGGTGAATTGCACTGGGAATGAATCTTATATCTGGGACTGCCCTGCTGAGGAGCAACACGACTGCGGGCACAAGGAAGATGCGGGTGTAATGTGTTCAG AGCACCGGGAACTGCGGCTGTCTGGCGGGCAAGACCACTGCGCTGGCCGTGCAGAAGTGTTTTTCCAGGGCACGTGGGCTACCGTGTGTGACTCGGTCTGGTTCCCAGAGGATAGTGATTTACTGTGCAACTTCCTAGGGTGTGGGGCCACGGCATCGATGCTTAAGTTCCAGCACAAGCTCCCAGGCAGGATAAGCTTTCTGTGTAAGCAGAATTTAACCTCGCCCTGGGACTGCGGATGCTACTTTAACAACGAGAATGTGTGTGGCCAGTCTGCCGCAGTGGGAGTGATCTGCACAG GGTCTTTGGGCTTGTTAACTACGACAGTTACGATGGAAAGAACTGAAGAAATGACTTCCAGATTCATCCATGGAAGAACAG TTGCTCCGGTCCTGGTACACCACAGCCTGCAAACCTCCAACATGCCCTCCATAGAAAGCAATGATTACAGGAATCCTGCCAGCATCGCTGCAAAGATTGAAG agcctGCCCTGTCTTCCGCCCACCACCTATCTGAGGACTCTGATTACGAAGATTATGATTTCAGCAGTAAGCCTCCTCTGGCTCTCTCGACGTTTTACA ATTCTCTTCGCTATAAACCGATAGATGACCACGTCCAGCAGAAGAACACGCCAATGGCACCTCTTCAAGAAG GTTATCAAGATGCTGACAGACCTGATTCTCAGAGCTCCTTGTCAGAGAAGGTACAGGAGCAAGAAAATTACTACAATCAGCCCATCTCTAGCCCCTACCCAGCGCCTACCTGTGTACCTTCGGCTGCCTCCCCTCAGG CCTCACGGGCTACAGAAGACACATCTAGCACTTCATCTGAGGAAGAAGGCTGGTATGAAAATTTCAGACTTCCTCAATCTGAGAATCTGCTCCCTATCTCAG AAGTTCCTTCCTCGGGCCCCCAAGTGCAGGAAGATGCCACAGATTGTGAATACGACGACATTGATGCTTCCACGTAA